The proteins below come from a single Microbacterium sp. SLBN-154 genomic window:
- a CDS encoding ABC transporter substrate-binding protein, whose protein sequence is MKIRTAAVTLTMIGATALVLSSCSAGGSDSDGGDSGDGITFWVQEDLPDRVAATEEIVAAFTEESGIPVEVVSVAEDQFAQLITSSAAAGDLPDVIGGISLPQVRTLSANELVDADAVGAVIDSLDASTFSDKALELTADGDAQLAVPSESWLQMLFYRTDLFEAAGLDAPDTYEKVLEAAEALNSPELAGFVGATAPGDAFTEQTFEQVALGNDCQLVNADGEIELDSAACVEAFGFYGDLISNYSVPGAQDVDTTRATYFAGEAAMFIWSSFVLDEMAGLREDAKPNCPECADNPAFLAENTGVVTSIAGPDGTEPAQFGEITSWTITEGANVEDSQAFVEYMMSTGYEDWIAIAPEGKVPVRFGTADEPALYSDAWATFPAGVDTKAPLSDFYAPEVLEQVAAGPENIARWAIPQGQGDLLGALQGEQPVATAVSEVTQGTDAEQAAAIAAEAARSVQESLQ, encoded by the coding sequence GTGAAGATCCGTACCGCAGCGGTGACCCTGACCATGATCGGCGCAACGGCTCTCGTCCTGTCGAGTTGTTCTGCCGGCGGAAGTGACAGCGATGGAGGTGACAGCGGGGACGGCATCACTTTCTGGGTTCAGGAAGATCTTCCCGATCGCGTCGCGGCGACCGAAGAGATCGTCGCGGCCTTCACCGAGGAGTCCGGCATCCCCGTCGAGGTCGTCTCGGTGGCCGAAGACCAGTTCGCCCAGCTCATCACGTCCTCCGCGGCAGCGGGCGATCTCCCCGACGTCATCGGCGGCATCTCGCTGCCCCAGGTGCGGACGCTCTCGGCCAACGAGCTCGTCGACGCCGACGCCGTCGGCGCGGTGATCGACAGCCTCGACGCATCGACGTTCTCCGACAAGGCGCTCGAGCTGACGGCGGACGGCGACGCGCAGCTGGCGGTGCCGAGCGAGTCGTGGCTGCAGATGCTGTTCTACCGCACCGACCTCTTCGAAGCCGCCGGGCTCGACGCACCGGACACGTATGAGAAGGTGCTCGAGGCGGCCGAGGCCCTCAACTCGCCCGAACTCGCCGGTTTCGTGGGGGCGACCGCTCCCGGCGACGCGTTCACCGAGCAGACCTTCGAGCAGGTGGCCCTGGGCAACGACTGCCAGCTGGTGAATGCGGACGGCGAGATCGAGCTCGACTCGGCGGCGTGCGTGGAGGCGTTCGGCTTCTACGGCGACCTGATCTCGAACTACTCCGTGCCCGGCGCGCAGGACGTCGACACCACGCGAGCCACTTACTTCGCTGGTGAGGCGGCCATGTTCATCTGGTCCAGCTTCGTCCTCGATGAGATGGCGGGATTGCGCGAAGACGCCAAGCCGAACTGCCCGGAGTGCGCAGACAACCCCGCGTTCCTCGCCGAGAACACCGGCGTCGTGACCTCGATCGCCGGGCCCGATGGCACCGAGCCCGCGCAGTTCGGTGAGATCACCTCGTGGACGATCACCGAAGGGGCGAACGTCGAAGACTCGCAAGCATTTGTCGAATACATGATGAGCACCGGCTACGAGGACTGGATCGCCATCGCTCCCGAGGGGAAGGTGCCCGTGCGCTTCGGGACGGCGGATGAGCCGGCGCTCTACTCCGATGCGTGGGCGACGTTCCCCGCCGGCGTCGACACGAAGGCACCGCTGTCGGACTTCTACGCGCCCGAGGTGCTCGAACAGGTGGCCGCCGGGCCCGAGAACATCGCCCGCTGGGCGATCCCGCAGGGGCAGGGCGACCTCCTCGGGGCCCTGCAGGGTGAGCAGCCCGTAGCGACCGCGGTGAGCGAGGTCACGCAGGGCACCGACGCCGAGCAGGCCGCCGCAATCGCCGCGGAGGCGGCGCGCTCCGTGCAGGAGTCGCTCCAGTGA